In Leifsonia sp. ZF2019, a genomic segment contains:
- a CDS encoding acyltransferase, with protein sequence MTSSTTTITISDRTAVPVIAATADVDPRASIGDRTRVWHLAQVREDAVVGSDCILGRGSYVGPGVVIGDNCKLQNHALVYEPAVLEDGVFVGPAAVFTNDVFPRAVNPDGTLKSADDWHAVGVTVRTGASIGARAVCIAPVTIGRWALVAAGSVVRADVPDYALVVGVPARRIGWVGEAGHPLRDEGAGRWVCPVTGRAYRETDGALAPEAER encoded by the coding sequence CCACCATCACCATCTCGGACCGGACGGCCGTGCCCGTCATCGCCGCCACCGCCGATGTCGACCCGCGCGCGTCCATCGGCGACCGCACCCGGGTCTGGCATCTGGCGCAGGTGCGGGAGGACGCGGTGGTGGGCTCGGACTGCATCCTGGGCCGCGGCTCCTACGTCGGCCCCGGTGTCGTGATCGGGGACAACTGCAAGCTGCAGAACCACGCCCTCGTCTATGAGCCGGCGGTGCTCGAGGACGGCGTGTTCGTCGGCCCGGCCGCAGTGTTCACCAACGACGTCTTCCCGCGGGCGGTGAATCCCGACGGCACCCTCAAGTCGGCGGACGACTGGCATGCGGTCGGTGTCACCGTCCGCACCGGCGCCTCCATCGGCGCGCGCGCCGTCTGCATCGCCCCCGTGACCATCGGCCGGTGGGCGCTCGTCGCCGCCGGCTCCGTCGTGCGTGCCGACGTCCCCGACTACGCGCTCGTGGTCGGCGTGCCTGCCCGCCGCATCGGCTGGGTGGGGGAGGCCGGGCATCCGCTGCGCGACGAGGGCGCCGGCCGCTGGGTCTGCCCTGTGACCGGGCGCGCGTACCGCGAGACGGACGGCGCGCTGGCACCGGAGGCGGAGCGATGA
- a CDS encoding Ig-like domain-containing protein has protein sequence MTSAFTKKAARAAIAGTVLVGLTAAGLALAAPASAAPGTNMYTGPLANATYNLSAGGTGITSHGGATSLANKVAAGTVPLWTYPGIGGVGTISNSAGNCQLSRASNASTSIVKCDDTALNQTWKGFLSGNDFVLRSSYNSNYLHLSPTAPSVLTYPYEGTNGYLNTGLALATPAVVAPSLASPLPNSTITPETVFSGAGSVNTTITVTDAAGKVVGSATVGADGTWSLVLDPAPKNGAHVLTVVALDTDGKSTELASGSYTMTMSDEERALLSPEADTTVTPDTVFSGTGHIGDTVVIKDAEGTVVGQTTVGNDGKWSTTLDGLTSNGATDLSIEVTGKDGLTEQLADNTYTVEGVDLDRAVTSPGAGETITPDTVFTGTGNIGDTIVITDKDGNTIGSAVVGNDGTWSVPISSLPGNGDTTLVIEVTGKNGQKETLAEETYVAEGVDLDRAVTSPGAGETITPDTVFTGTGNIGDTITIKDKDGTVLGETTVGNDGTWSAPISSLPGNGDTTLVIEVTGKNGQKETLAEETYVAEGVDLDRAITSPGAGETITPDTVFTGTGNIGDTVKIKDKDGTILGQTTVGNDGTWSTTLNPAPTNGDTSLVIEVTGKNGETVTIADESYEMEGSTTKFEVTSPDLSKDNGAIKNGTVFTGKGEPGTTVVLTDKDGNTIGEAVVDDTGHWSTPVTGLPQGPNSIGITHTAPGADPVVTDLGNIVVVSDDESTPLMDPAIAGGAALALLAAAGTILGIRRRKATQQ, from the coding sequence ATGACTAGTGCATTCACCAAGAAAGCAGCGCGTGCAGCGATCGCCGGCACAGTGCTCGTCGGCCTCACCGCGGCCGGGCTGGCGCTCGCGGCGCCCGCCAGCGCGGCGCCCGGGACGAACATGTACACCGGCCCTCTCGCCAACGCGACGTACAACCTGAGCGCCGGCGGCACCGGCATCACCAGCCACGGTGGCGCCACGAGCCTGGCGAACAAGGTGGCCGCGGGCACGGTGCCGCTGTGGACCTACCCGGGCATCGGCGGGGTTGGCACGATCTCGAACAGCGCCGGCAACTGCCAGCTCTCGCGCGCTTCGAACGCGTCCACCAGTATTGTCAAGTGCGACGACACTGCCCTGAACCAGACCTGGAAGGGCTTCCTCAGCGGTAACGACTTCGTGCTCCGGAGCTCGTACAACTCGAACTACCTGCACCTGTCGCCCACCGCACCGTCGGTGCTCACCTATCCCTACGAGGGGACAAATGGCTATCTGAACACGGGTCTCGCTTTGGCGACGCCTGCGGTGGTGGCTCCGTCTCTGGCGTCGCCGTTGCCGAACTCGACGATTACGCCGGAGACGGTGTTCTCGGGTGCCGGGTCGGTGAACACGACGATCACGGTGACGGATGCTGCCGGGAAGGTCGTCGGTTCGGCGACGGTCGGTGCGGACGGCACATGGTCGCTCGTGCTGGACCCGGCGCCGAAGAACGGGGCCCACGTCCTGACGGTCGTCGCGCTGGACACTGACGGTAAGTCGACGGAGCTGGCGAGTGGTTCGTACACGATGACGATGTCGGATGAGGAGCGGGCGCTGCTCTCGCCCGAGGCGGACACCACAGTCACGCCCGACACCGTGTTCTCCGGTACCGGTCACATCGGTGACACGGTCGTGATCAAGGACGCCGAGGGCACCGTCGTCGGGCAGACGACCGTCGGCAACGACGGAAAGTGGTCGACGACCCTGGACGGGCTGACCTCCAACGGTGCGACCGATCTGAGCATCGAGGTCACCGGCAAGGACGGCCTGACCGAGCAGCTGGCAGACAACACGTACACGGTCGAGGGTGTCGACCTCGACCGGGCGGTCACCTCCCCGGGTGCGGGCGAGACGATCACGCCGGACACCGTGTTCACCGGCACCGGGAACATCGGTGACACCATCGTGATCACGGACAAGGACGGCAACACGATCGGTTCCGCTGTCGTCGGTAACGACGGCACCTGGTCGGTCCCGATCAGCTCCCTCCCCGGCAACGGTGACACCACCCTCGTGATCGAGGTCACCGGCAAGAACGGCCAGAAGGAGACCCTCGCCGAGGAGACCTACGTGGCCGAGGGTGTCGACCTGGACCGGGCCGTCACCTCCCCGGGTGCGGGCGAGACGATCACCCCCGACACGGTCTTCACCGGCACCGGGAACATCGGTGACACCATCACGATCAAGGACAAGGACGGCACCGTCCTCGGTGAGACCACTGTCGGTAACGACGGCACCTGGTCGGCCCCGATCAGCTCCCTCCCCGGCAACGGTGACACCACCCTCGTGATCGAGGTCACCGGCAAGAACGGCCAGAAGGAGACCCTCGCCGAGGAGACCTACGTGGCCGAGGGTGTCGACCTCGACCGGGCCATCACCTCCCCGGGTGCCGGCGAGACGATCACCCCCGACACGGTGTTCACCGGCACCGGGAACATCGGTGACACGGTGAAGATCAAGGACAAGGACGGCACCATCCTCGGTCAGACCACCGTCGGTAACGACGGCACCTGGTCCACGACCCTGAACCCGGCCCCGACCAACGGTGACACCAGCCTGGTCATCGAGGTCACCGGGAAGAACGGTGAGACCGTGACGATCGCGGACGAGAGCTACGAGATGGAGGGGTCGACCACGAAGTTCGAGGTGACCTCCCCGGACCTGTCGAAGGACAACGGCGCGATCAAGAACGGCACCGTGTTCACCGGCAAGGGCGAGCCCGGCACCACCGTGGTCCTCACCGACAAGGACGGCAACACCATCGGTGAGGCTGTGGTCGATGACACCGGTCACTGGTCCACCCCGGTCACCGGCCTCCCGCAGGGTCCGAACAGTATTGGCATCACCCACACCGCCCCCGGTGCGGACCCCGTCGTCACCGACCTCGGCAACATTGTCGTGGTCTCCGACGACGAGTCCACCCCGCTGATGGACCCGGCCATCGCCGGCGGTGCCGCCCTGGCACTGCTCGCCGCTGCCGGAACCATCCTCGGCATCCGCCGCCGCAAGGCCACCCAACAGTAA
- a CDS encoding DUF488 domain-containing protein yields the protein MGITGIGYEGLTIDSFVSRLRLRGVQVLVDVRLNAISRKPGFAKKALSAALQEAGIVYLHRPVLGNRRDNRDGYGEIESPAAARARHRYQESIEGAEASECLREVAEMANNCEVVLMCFEEDERHCHREQTLEAVRQFMAEELVSS from the coding sequence ATGGGGATTACAGGAATCGGCTACGAAGGCCTGACTATCGACTCTTTCGTCTCTCGCCTCCGACTCCGAGGCGTCCAAGTCTTGGTTGACGTGAGGCTGAACGCGATCTCCAGGAAGCCGGGATTCGCGAAGAAGGCCCTCAGCGCTGCCCTCCAGGAGGCGGGCATCGTCTACCTTCACAGGCCAGTGCTGGGGAATCGGCGGGACAACAGGGATGGATACGGCGAGATCGAGTCACCTGCGGCGGCACGGGCTAGGCATCGATATCAGGAGTCAATCGAAGGTGCGGAGGCCTCAGAATGCCTCCGCGAAGTCGCTGAGATGGCGAATAACTGCGAGGTCGTCCTGATGTGTTTCGAGGAGGACGAGCGCCACTGCCACCGCGAGCAGACGCTAGAAGCGGTCCGGCAGTTCATGGCCGAGGAGCTAGTGAGCTCCTAG
- a CDS encoding DUF998 domain-containing protein — protein sequence MRAPESTPPSGEHASSQHASGQHASGQHASGGHRPDGRHPAEHLAADDTAAARLESLRSSSVESVALGVGTVAFVLVGVVALIVFAGRHLSISGAGSLGEFAAIAGGVVALLAYGGGRAAVWRISWFGAPASGRRSRMSVAIEVFDTVAIAVAHAIVVLLLWAVLGYVLARSFQDAFVFAFPGALLVSTAAAVSAYYVFLSAVKMNPLLLSTVLAVFLVLGALTSMITASDPHWWEQNLSALGMTDDLSGMTFNLTVIVAGVLVTAIARYATAAPGGAGRSPTRGELQVRTALIAIGILLTCVGIFPVNRFLLIHNTVATGMALVFCALVIALRWLLPALPRAFIVLGWVFLAVIAGVAVLFAIGDYNLTAVELVAAVLIFSWIIVFLRITTATNADEAARGRHQAVTERP from the coding sequence ATGCGGGCACCTGAGAGCACCCCTCCCTCCGGCGAGCATGCGTCCAGCCAGCATGCGTCCGGCCAGCATGCGTCCGGCCAGCATGCGTCCGGCGGCCACCGCCCCGACGGGCGCCACCCGGCCGAGCATCTCGCCGCCGACGACACGGCAGCCGCCCGCCTGGAGTCACTCCGCTCCTCCTCGGTGGAGTCGGTGGCGCTCGGCGTCGGGACCGTGGCGTTCGTGCTGGTCGGCGTCGTGGCGCTCATCGTCTTCGCCGGCCGCCACCTCTCGATCTCCGGAGCGGGGTCGCTCGGGGAGTTCGCGGCCATCGCGGGCGGAGTCGTGGCGTTGCTCGCCTACGGAGGCGGACGCGCGGCCGTGTGGCGCATCTCCTGGTTCGGCGCCCCGGCCTCCGGCCGCCGCTCGCGCATGAGCGTCGCCATCGAGGTCTTCGACACCGTCGCGATCGCCGTCGCCCACGCGATCGTCGTCCTCCTGCTGTGGGCCGTGCTCGGCTACGTGCTCGCCCGCAGTTTCCAGGACGCGTTCGTGTTCGCCTTCCCCGGCGCCCTCCTCGTCTCCACGGCCGCCGCGGTCAGCGCCTACTACGTCTTCCTCTCGGCGGTGAAGATGAACCCGCTCCTGCTGTCGACCGTCCTCGCCGTCTTCCTCGTGCTCGGCGCCCTCACCAGCATGATCACGGCGTCCGACCCGCACTGGTGGGAGCAGAACCTCAGCGCGCTCGGGATGACGGACGATCTCTCCGGCATGACCTTCAACCTCACCGTCATCGTGGCGGGCGTGCTGGTCACGGCGATCGCGCGCTACGCCACCGCCGCGCCGGGCGGCGCCGGCCGGTCGCCGACCCGGGGCGAGCTCCAGGTGCGCACGGCGCTCATCGCCATCGGCATCCTCCTCACGTGCGTCGGCATCTTCCCGGTCAACCGCTTCCTCCTCATCCACAACACGGTCGCCACCGGCATGGCCCTCGTCTTCTGCGCCCTCGTCATCGCGCTGCGCTGGCTGCTGCCCGCACTGCCGCGCGCGTTCATCGTCCTCGGCTGGGTCTTCCTCGCCGTCATCGCCGGCGTCGCCGTGCTGTTCGCGATCGGCGACTACAACCTGACGGCGGTGGAGCTGGTCGCGGCCGTGCTGATCTTCAGCTGGATCATCGTGTTCCTGCGCATCACGACGGCGACCAACGCCGACGAGGCCGCGCGCGGGCGGCACCAGGCGGTGACGGAGCGGCCGTAG
- a CDS encoding SOS response-associated peptidase, with protein MCGRFAMDDRVNAEITEFVERTGRRPEDWRADWEEAYNIAPTDDIPVLIDSAKDRELRFERAHWSLVPGWSKELKLTFPTFNARAEGIADKSTWRKPVQSHRAIVLARGYYEWQGEKGRKTPYFIRYPDDRLMGFAGLYSWWRDHSKADDDPDRWVLTATILTSDAVQTLADIHDRNPVILPEDKWLEWIDPSLVGDQALVDEAVATGVAEAQTLRFDQIASFSSKDDGPQLIEPV; from the coding sequence ATGTGCGGCAGGTTCGCGATGGACGACAGGGTCAACGCCGAGATCACCGAGTTCGTGGAGCGCACCGGGAGGCGTCCGGAGGACTGGCGCGCCGACTGGGAGGAGGCGTACAACATCGCCCCCACCGACGACATCCCGGTGCTCATCGACTCGGCGAAGGACCGCGAGCTGCGGTTCGAGCGTGCACACTGGTCGCTCGTGCCGGGGTGGTCGAAGGAGCTCAAGCTGACGTTCCCGACCTTCAACGCGCGCGCCGAAGGCATCGCCGACAAGTCGACGTGGCGCAAGCCCGTGCAGTCGCACCGGGCCATCGTGCTGGCGCGCGGCTACTACGAATGGCAGGGCGAGAAGGGACGCAAGACCCCGTATTTCATCCGCTACCCGGACGACCGGCTCATGGGGTTCGCCGGCCTCTACTCGTGGTGGCGCGACCACTCCAAGGCCGACGACGACCCGGACCGCTGGGTGCTGACGGCCACCATCCTGACGTCCGACGCGGTGCAGACCCTCGCGGACATTCACGACCGCAACCCGGTGATCCTCCCCGAAGACAAATGGCTGGAGTGGATCGACCCGTCGCTCGTGGGCGACCAGGCGCTGGTCGACGAGGCGGTCGCCACCGGCGTCGCCGAAGCCCAGACCCTGCGCTTCGACCAGATCGCCTCCTTCTCGTCGAAGGACGACGGGCCGCAGCTGATCGAACCGGTCTGA
- a CDS encoding glycosyltransferase family 39 protein, producing the protein MTTIIETERRAGVEPLAAVRPWTIAIAFGLVATAVSAAGSWIPSLWGDEAASIMSARRPVGSLMDMLFHVDAVHGLYYLGLHGWIRLAGESPFAIRFPSAVAIGFAVAAITLLAGRRGGPTAAIAAGVVGTVLPRMTYAGEEARSFAFSAAAAAWLTLLLVWLVDGRGRTVPDRTRRTCWMLYAAGMAVASYLFLYMIALAAGHLALLLLARASRRTVRAWLLAMLGTGVAIAPIALLAFFERRQIGYLGSQPLDPSALLYAPWFGTPWVAAVAWALIVVAVTASILTWRRAGLRLRVGVPVTATSVGVCWLIVPTGVLLLANLVFPLYTARYSTFAAPAAALLVAEGVLVLGRWIGRGDPRRAFVAGGIGLVGFVGVCAPVYQLQRGPYAKNDSDWSEVSAAMGSLAQPGDAVVFDESTRPSQRPRLAMHTYPAGFVNARDVTLEIPYAQNIGWADRAYGVADAAAIGRFDGVHRVWLVENDIDGRLSDYGRDALLELGFEPTGRVVDTHRTAIIELTR; encoded by the coding sequence GTGACCACGATCATCGAGACCGAACGGCGCGCGGGCGTCGAACCGCTGGCGGCGGTGCGTCCGTGGACGATCGCGATCGCCTTCGGCCTGGTCGCCACCGCGGTCAGTGCCGCGGGCAGCTGGATCCCGTCGCTCTGGGGCGACGAGGCGGCCAGCATCATGTCGGCCCGACGCCCCGTCGGCAGCCTGATGGACATGCTCTTCCACGTGGACGCCGTGCACGGCCTGTACTACCTGGGGCTGCACGGGTGGATCCGGCTGGCGGGCGAGAGCCCGTTCGCCATCCGGTTCCCGAGCGCCGTCGCGATCGGTTTCGCCGTCGCGGCCATCACCCTCCTCGCCGGGCGGCGTGGAGGCCCGACGGCCGCGATCGCCGCGGGCGTCGTCGGCACGGTGCTGCCCCGCATGACCTACGCCGGGGAGGAGGCGCGCTCGTTCGCCTTCAGCGCCGCGGCCGCCGCGTGGCTGACCCTGCTGCTCGTCTGGCTCGTCGACGGGCGCGGCCGCACCGTGCCGGACCGCACCAGGCGCACCTGCTGGATGCTCTACGCCGCGGGGATGGCCGTCGCGTCGTACCTCTTCCTCTACATGATCGCCCTCGCGGCCGGGCACCTCGCGCTGCTCCTGCTCGCCCGCGCGTCGCGACGCACGGTGCGGGCCTGGCTGCTCGCGATGCTCGGCACCGGCGTGGCCATCGCGCCGATCGCTCTGCTCGCCTTCTTCGAGCGACGGCAGATCGGCTACCTCGGCTCGCAGCCGCTGGACCCGAGCGCCCTGCTCTACGCCCCGTGGTTCGGCACGCCGTGGGTGGCCGCGGTCGCCTGGGCGCTCATCGTCGTCGCGGTGACCGCCAGCATCCTCACGTGGCGCAGGGCCGGTCTCCGGCTCCGCGTGGGCGTGCCGGTGACCGCCACCAGTGTCGGCGTCTGCTGGCTGATCGTCCCGACCGGCGTGCTGCTGCTCGCGAACCTCGTCTTCCCGCTCTACACCGCGCGCTACTCCACATTCGCCGCCCCGGCCGCCGCCCTGCTCGTCGCCGAGGGCGTGCTCGTGCTCGGCCGCTGGATCGGGCGCGGCGACCCGCGCCGCGCGTTCGTCGCCGGCGGGATCGGCCTGGTCGGCTTCGTCGGCGTCTGCGCGCCCGTCTACCAGCTGCAGCGCGGGCCGTACGCGAAGAACGACAGCGACTGGTCAGAGGTGAGCGCCGCGATGGGCTCGCTCGCCCAGCCGGGTGATGCGGTGGTGTTCGACGAGTCGACGCGGCCCTCCCAGCGCCCGCGGCTCGCGATGCACACCTACCCCGCCGGGTTCGTGAACGCGCGCGACGTGACCCTCGAGATCCCGTACGCGCAGAACATCGGGTGGGCCGATCGCGCCTACGGCGTCGCCGACGCGGCCGCCATCGGGCGCTTCGACGGCGTGCACCGGGTCTGGCTGGTCGAGAACGACATCGACGGCCGCCTGAGCGACTACGGCAGAGACGCCCTGCTCGAGCTCGGCTTCGAGCCGACGGGACGCGTCGTGGACACCCACCGGACGGCGATCATCGAGCTGACCCGCTGA
- a CDS encoding Txe/YoeB family addiction module toxin produces the protein MSRELAFDRHGWDDYCYWQTEDRKTLKRINQLIQDVLRDPFTGIGKPEPLKHVLSGAWSRRIDDSNRLVYYVTDSHIVVLQAREHY, from the coding sequence GTGAGCCGCGAACTCGCCTTCGACCGGCACGGCTGGGACGACTACTGCTACTGGCAGACCGAAGACCGCAAGACCCTGAAACGGATCAATCAGCTGATCCAGGACGTCCTCCGCGACCCCTTCACGGGAATCGGGAAGCCCGAGCCGTTGAAGCATGTGCTCTCGGGCGCCTGGTCGCGCCGCATCGACGACAGCAACCGACTGGTCTATTACGTCACCGACAGCCACATCGTGGTCCTGCAAGCGCGAGAGCACTACTGA
- a CDS encoding DUF1049 domain-containing protein, which yields MSQTGSRTGENSFVTFLKRRWLAIVLIVLLAIVAIQNAFGGDKATLFVLWGKLVTPTWALVLIVFVVGAIVGWVLARNRAARKKG from the coding sequence ATGAGCCAGACCGGATCCCGCACGGGAGAGAACTCCTTCGTCACCTTCCTCAAGCGCCGGTGGCTCGCCATCGTGCTGATCGTGCTGCTGGCGATCGTCGCCATCCAGAACGCGTTCGGCGGCGACAAGGCCACCTTGTTCGTCCTCTGGGGCAAGCTCGTCACGCCCACCTGGGCTCTCGTGCTGATCGTGTTCGTCGTGGGGGCGATCGTCGGCTGGGTGCTGGCGCGCAACCGGGCGGCGCGTAAGAAGGGCTGA
- a CDS encoding type II toxin-antitoxin system Phd/YefM family antitoxin codes for MTATDARKGLFGLIQQVNEDHTSIEVVSKHGNVVIMSKDDYDAMTETAHLLRNAPNAERLLESIERARRGEFEQHDLLDT; via the coding sequence ATGACAGCGACGGATGCGCGCAAGGGTTTGTTCGGGCTGATTCAGCAGGTCAATGAGGATCACACCTCGATCGAGGTGGTCTCCAAGCACGGCAATGTGGTCATCATGTCGAAGGACGACTACGACGCGATGACGGAGACCGCGCATCTGTTGCGGAACGCTCCGAACGCCGAGCGCCTTCTCGAATCGATCGAACGCGCACGGCGTGGCGAGTTCGAACAGCACGACCTCCTCGACACGTGA
- the mgrA gene encoding L-glyceraldehyde 3-phosphate reductase, with translation MAYEPAPNRYDRMPYRRTGRSGLDLPALSLGLWQNFGDDRPIETQRAIVRRAFDLGVTHFDLANNYGPPYGAAEINFGRILREDLAPFRDELIVSSKAGWDMWPGPYGQGGGSRKYVLASLDQSLARLGLDYVDIFYSHRPDPSTPLEETMQALDTAVRSGKALYVGISSYGPEETRRAAEILRELGTPLLIHQPSYSMLNRWIETEGLLDAAGELGVGVIGFTALAQGMLTDKYLNGVPEGSRASAAGSFDQNWLTDEAIGRLRALNDIAASRGQTLAQLALAWALRDDRVTSLVIGASSVAQLEQNVGALDRLDFTDEELAAIDEHAVDAGVDLWAGARRGEV, from the coding sequence ATGGCCTACGAACCCGCCCCGAACCGCTACGACCGCATGCCCTACCGCCGCACGGGACGCAGCGGACTCGACCTCCCCGCCCTGTCGCTCGGCCTCTGGCAGAACTTCGGCGACGACCGCCCCATCGAGACACAGCGCGCGATCGTCCGGCGGGCTTTCGATCTGGGCGTGACCCACTTCGACCTCGCCAACAACTACGGGCCGCCGTACGGCGCGGCCGAGATCAACTTCGGCCGGATCCTGCGGGAGGACCTCGCGCCGTTCCGCGACGAGCTCATCGTCTCGTCGAAGGCCGGGTGGGACATGTGGCCGGGTCCGTACGGGCAGGGCGGCGGCAGCCGCAAGTACGTGCTGGCGAGCCTCGACCAGTCGCTCGCGCGCCTGGGCCTCGACTACGTGGACATCTTCTACTCGCACCGGCCCGACCCCTCCACCCCGCTCGAGGAGACCATGCAGGCACTCGACACGGCGGTGCGCAGCGGCAAGGCGCTCTACGTGGGCATCTCGTCCTACGGCCCGGAGGAGACGCGCCGGGCCGCCGAGATCCTCCGCGAGCTGGGCACACCGCTCCTCATCCACCAGCCGTCGTACTCGATGCTGAACCGCTGGATCGAGACGGAGGGGCTGCTCGACGCCGCAGGGGAGCTCGGCGTCGGTGTCATCGGCTTCACCGCCCTCGCGCAGGGGATGCTGACGGACAAGTACCTGAACGGCGTACCCGAGGGCTCCCGCGCCTCCGCCGCCGGCTCGTTCGACCAGAACTGGCTCACCGACGAGGCGATCGGGCGGCTGCGCGCCCTGAACGACATCGCGGCGTCGCGCGGGCAGACCCTCGCCCAGCTCGCGCTGGCCTGGGCGCTGCGCGACGACCGCGTGACCTCGCTCGTCATCGGCGCCAGCAGCGTCGCCCAGCTGGAGCAGAACGTGGGCGCGCTCGACCGCCTCGACTTCACGGACGAGGAGCTCGCGGCGATCGACGAGCACGCCGTCGACGCCGGCGTGGACCTGTGGGCGGGGGCGCGGCGCGGGGAGGTCTGA